A region from the Melioribacter roseus P3M-2 genome encodes:
- the nth gene encoding endonuclease III produces MKSEKKRAEKIFQILKEEYPEAKPALNYKTPFELLIATILSAQCTDERVNIVTDKLFKKYKKPDDYIKVKSEELEKDIYSTGFYKQKAKSIKNCCRELIEKYGGKVPADFEALTKLPGVGRKTASVVAGNAFGIPSIAVDTHVIRLTNLLGFVETSDPKKIEFKLKELLPEDLWIVSSHLLMSHGRKICIARRPKCDECSISNYCPSKNKNTVTK; encoded by the coding sequence ATGAAATCCGAGAAAAAAAGAGCCGAAAAAATTTTCCAGATTTTGAAAGAAGAATATCCGGAGGCAAAACCGGCTCTTAATTACAAAACTCCGTTTGAACTGCTGATTGCAACTATATTATCCGCGCAATGCACCGACGAACGAGTGAATATAGTTACCGATAAACTATTTAAAAAGTATAAAAAACCGGACGATTACATTAAAGTAAAGAGCGAAGAGCTCGAAAAGGATATTTATTCGACCGGCTTCTATAAACAGAAAGCAAAAAGCATAAAAAATTGCTGCAGGGAATTGATAGAGAAATACGGCGGCAAAGTGCCTGCCGATTTTGAAGCGCTGACCAAATTGCCCGGAGTCGGCAGAAAAACAGCCTCGGTGGTAGCCGGAAACGCTTTCGGTATTCCTTCGATTGCAGTCGACACCCATGTTATCAGATTGACAAATCTTCTCGGTTTTGTGGAGACGAGCGATCCAAAAAAAATTGAATTCAAGCTGAAAGAATTGTTGCCCGAAGATTTATGGATTGTTTCGTCGCACCTTTTAATGAGTCACGGTCGTAAAATCTGCATTGCGCGTCGTCCCAAGTGCGATGAATGTTCTATATCGAATTATTGCCCTTCGAAAAATAAAAATACGGTGACAAAATGA
- a CDS encoding HAD family hydrolase gives MHDFDYEMYPTAEEHPYKGAEILKDLGFDEEFVNAILSHADYTGVERNSLLKKTLYACDELAGFITAVTYVRPSKSIDEVEVKSVLKKMKDKAFARAVNREDIKKGAEELGVPLNEHIQFCIEAMKKNKEILGL, from the coding sequence CTGCACGATTTCGACTATGAAATGTATCCGACCGCCGAAGAACATCCTTACAAAGGAGCGGAAATTTTAAAGGACCTCGGTTTCGATGAGGAATTTGTAAATGCCATCCTTTCGCATGCCGATTATACGGGTGTCGAAAGGAATAGTCTATTGAAAAAAACATTGTATGCTTGCGACGAGCTTGCCGGATTTATCACGGCGGTTACGTATGTGCGCCCTTCTAAATCGATCGACGAGGTGGAAGTAAAATCGGTCTTGAAAAAAATGAAAGACAAAGCGTTTGCCCGAGCCGTCAACAGGGAAGATATTAAGAAAGGCGCCGAAGAATTGGGCGTTCCGCTTAACGAGCACATTCAGTTTTGTATCGAAGCGATGAAAAAAAACAAAGAAATTCTCGGTTTGTGA